In Gemmatimonadota bacterium, a single window of DNA contains:
- the aroF gene encoding 3-deoxy-7-phosphoheptulonate synthase, whose product MNHTASEADVNRVVETIEEMGYEARPIPGRQRTSIGLIGNDGKVDGGRLESLPGVRQVFHVTQPYKQVSREWREEPTIVELANGTRVGDTEVVVMAGPCSVESEGQIVSIAHRLRDVGVRVLRGGAFKPRTSPYSFQGLGVEGLRYLARARQETGLAVVTEALEPDMVDVVAEHADIVQIGARNMQNYPLLRRAGRAGKPVLLKRGPAATIKELLLSAEYLLAEGNPDVILCERGVRGFDSHTRNLLDLTAIPVVKALSHLPIIADPSHGTGLRAKVTPMARAAVAAGADGLMVEVHPNPDRALSDGAQSLHPEQFEELMGQIHHIAAAIGRRLAAPMPARELVAEG is encoded by the coding sequence ATGAACCACACCGCCTCCGAGGCGGACGTCAACCGGGTCGTCGAGACCATCGAGGAGATGGGGTACGAGGCCCGGCCCATTCCGGGGCGCCAGCGTACCTCCATCGGGCTGATCGGCAACGACGGCAAGGTGGACGGCGGCCGACTCGAGTCGCTGCCAGGCGTGCGCCAGGTCTTCCACGTCACCCAACCCTACAAACAGGTTTCGCGCGAGTGGCGCGAGGAGCCGACGATAGTGGAGCTGGCGAACGGCACTCGCGTCGGCGACACCGAGGTGGTGGTGATGGCCGGGCCGTGCTCGGTCGAGTCGGAGGGGCAGATCGTGTCGATCGCGCACCGGCTGCGCGACGTGGGCGTGCGCGTGCTGCGGGGCGGAGCGTTCAAGCCGCGCACGTCGCCGTACTCCTTCCAGGGACTCGGGGTGGAGGGGCTACGCTACCTCGCGCGGGCGCGCCAGGAAACCGGCCTGGCGGTCGTCACCGAGGCGCTCGAGCCGGACATGGTCGACGTCGTCGCGGAGCACGCCGACATCGTCCAGATCGGCGCGCGCAACATGCAGAACTACCCGCTTCTGAGGCGCGCGGGCAGGGCCGGCAAGCCGGTTCTGCTCAAGCGCGGCCCGGCGGCGACCATCAAGGAATTGCTGCTGTCCGCCGAGTATCTTCTCGCGGAGGGCAATCCCGACGTGATCCTGTGCGAGCGCGGCGTGCGCGGCTTCGACTCGCACACCCGAAACCTGCTGGACCTGACCGCGATTCCGGTAGTCAAGGCCTTGAGCCACCTGCCGATCATTGCCGACCCGAGCCACGGCACGGGCCTGCGCGCCAAGGTCACGCCCATGGCGCGCGCGGCCGTGGCGGCGGGAGCGGACGGGCTCATGGTGGAGGTCCACCCCAACCCCGATCGCGCGCTGTCCGACGGCGCCCAGTCGCTCCACCCCGAGCAGTTCGAGGAGTTGATGGGCCAGATCCATCACATAGCCGCCGCGATCGGTCGCCGGCTCGCGGCACCGATGCCCGCGCGGGAGCTCGTAGCGGAGGGATAG